A region from the Lolium perenne isolate Kyuss_39 chromosome 4, Kyuss_2.0, whole genome shotgun sequence genome encodes:
- the LOC127296553 gene encoding uncharacterized protein isoform X3, with amino-acid sequence MVPNGLLPNASAGVTRRLDPDRWAVAEARTAHLIACVQPNASSEARRLAVYNYVQRLIMNCLSCQVFTFGSVPLKTYLPDGDIDVTAFSNSDELKDTWANLVRDALEHEEKNENAEFCVKEVQYIQAEVKLIKCLVDNIVVDISYNQVGGLCTLCFLEQVDNLINQNHLFKRSIILVKAWCFYESRILGAHHGLISTYALETLVLYIFHVFNNCFTGPLEVLYRFLEFFSNFDWEKFCLSLWGPVPISSLPDMTAADPPRTDTDELLLSKSFLDSCNHFYGVMPRTQENQGQPFVSKHFNVIDPLRINNNLGRSVSKGNYFRIRSAFSFGAKRLAKLLECPNEDLIAEVNQFFTNTLTRHGGGIRPDAPTPNLFPENALKIVPAEASNSYGSATITKNKIEKAKLRVNQDNLTEGSHSYPEAISQPPQRSDLRSRNSSRTANPSASHAQNQKVYATKPSTKVSEQLERNRSGGSMPSERGGRMPNALVVNGRSGQNVSPFARTQSSPELTDPSVEGFSRGRRTRVVEMEKSVKNDYNSRRNNLVPEVPSNHSTKSSQDESISSMNSSSHPSAKAASDSNSVSSSYHEDNGFMINEELPSVSEASEMQHEENVLANLMASAKLHGFNGQVQLPMQLHPHMLLPPTPFPQKTFPGIPPTNLIGNQWLHNMQFLQGFVPPPMTHYTYNPNFAPNTEDGNESEKSTASDSNLDSANSQYEHDFRSSRNINHEGRDPHVHRFDGKNHSSSPNGVSGALLERQMEHTVEDSGAVEENYTNMFQNQISREAGRNVPMSSGNLRTASQPSSSKSKALSESSWDEIAVKSSRPSRDKWEKKPTFPTPTTTTLSISKTGWQTGNTTDHMPTEVDEGARNGGVLPIIRHEASDIVIGSVSSEPSRTGQVRNELNTSWMHNPMFAPFLIGSPQQRQADNSGLTFVPTGPPVPFLVFPYVPGSRDGSVPQFEGNEGIDQFPVNVAMHNFSSLSDVHQPDNNATSAASSSTVANQSYEHKPDILNSDIDGHWKNLQYGRFCQDARPLSPLLYPFAVPPGYMQGQFPWDGPGRPPSPNVNWAPMVGPGQRPFPVMPLQSASERITGVPPHYGEHASRYRGGTGTYLPNPKVPFRDRERHPSSRYYRGGSNSDKGDNSDKEGSWPNSRQRNTGRNYGRSQPERYGMRSDRQTTDEGQFDRQRRSHRNDSHRHEAGAQYLVQGQSIGSTNSTRKPGNIAHAHELEFGSLGPIPMTDDGDLSHPTRHLMANGFYGQRHPAFRVDSSHSSPDQPSSPQPRR; translated from the exons ATGGTGCCCAACGGGCTCCTGCCCAACGCATCCGCGGGGGTCACCAGGCGCCTCGACCCCGACCGCTGGGCCGTCGCCGAGGCCCGGACCGCCCACCTCATCGCCTGCGTCCAGCCCAACGCCTCCTCCGAGGCCCGGAGGCTCGCCGTCTACAACTACGTGCAGCGGCTCATCATGAACTGCCTCTCCTGCCAG GTTTTTACTTTTGGATCAGTCCCTCTCAAGACTTACTTACCGGACGGTGACATTGATGTCACTGCTTTTAGTAATAGCGATGAATTAAAGGATACCTGGGCAAATCTTGTTCGGGATGCTTTGGAGCATGAAGAGAAAAATGAAAACGCTGAATTCTGTGTGAAAGAAGTTCAGTATATTCAGGCGGAG GTAAAGCTTATCAAGTGTCTCGTGGACAACATTGTTGTTGATATCTCATATAATCAAGTTGGTGGATTGTGTACACTTTGTTTCCTTGAACAG GTTGACAACTTGATCAATCAAAACCATTTGTTCAAGCGGAGTATCATATTGGTAAAGGCATGGTGTTTTTATGAGAGTCGTATTCTTGGAGCTCACCATGGTCTTATATCTACTTACGCATTGGAGACCCTGGTTCTGTACATTTTTCACGTGTTCAACAACTGTTTTACTGGACCACTCGAG GTATTATACCGTTTCTTAGAATTCTTTAGCAACTTTGATTGGGAGAAATTTTGTTTAAGCTTGTGGGGCCCGGTTCCTATAAGTTCACTTCCAGATATGACTG CAGCGGACCCCCCAAGGACGGACACTGATGAATTATTGCTGAGCAAGTCCTTCCTGGATAGCTGCAATCATTTCTATGGAGTTATGCCTCGCACTCAGGAGAACCAGGGTCAACCATTTGTTTCAAAGCACTTCAATGTTATTGATCCATTACGAATAAACAATAACCTTGGAAGAAGTGTCAGTAAAG GCAATTACTTTAGAATACGCAGTGCTTTTTCTTTTGGGGCAAAAAGGCTGGCAAAGTTACTTGAATGTCCAAACGAAGATCTAATTGCTGAAGTAAACCAGTTCTTTACAAATACATTGACAAGACATGGGGGTGGCATTCGTCCTGACGCGCCTACACCAAATTTGTTTCCTGAAAATGCTCTGAAGATTGTCCCTGCTGAAGCGTCAAACAGCTACGGAAGTGCAACAATAACCAAGAATAAGATTGAAAAAGCTAAACTTCGAGTTAATCAGGACAATCTCACTGAAGGCTCTCACAGTTATCCTGAAGCTATTTCTCAACCACCTCAGAGAAGTGATCTACGTTCTCGAAATTCGTCAAGGACAGCTAATCCTTCAGCTTCTCATGCACAAAACCAAAAAGTTTATGCGACAAAACCCAGCACCAAGGTCTCTGAACAGCTTGAAAGAAACAGGTCTGGTGGATCGATGCCAAGTGAAAGGGGTGGAAGAATGCCAAATGCTCTTGTTGTTAATGGCCGGAGTGGGCAAAATGTGTCCCCGTTTGCAAGAACCCAGTCTAGTCCTGAACTGACAGACCCTTCTGTTGAAGGATTTTCTCGTGGAAGGCGAACTAGAGTGGTTGAAATGGAGAAATCTGTCAAGAATGATTACAATAGCAGAAGGAATAACTTGGTtccagaagtgcctagcaaccaCAGCACTAAGTCTTCACAGGATGAGTCAATATCATCCATGAACAGTTCATCTCATCCTAGCGCAAAAGCAGCTTCAGACTCGAATAGTGTTTCGAGCAGCTATCACGAAGATAATGGTTTTATGATTAACGAAGAACTTCCTTCTGTCTCTGAGGCATCAGAGATGCAGCATGAGGAAAATGTTCTAGCAAATCTAATGGCATCAGCAAAGTTGCATGGCTTCAATGGACAGGTTCAATTGCCAATGCAATTACATCCTCATATGTTACTGCCTCCAACACCTTTTCCTCAAAAAACTTTTCCGGGGATTCCACCAACTAACTTAATTGGTAATCAGTGGTTGCACAACATGCAGTTTCTTCAAGGATTTGTTCCACCACCTATGACCCATTATACTTACAACCCTAATTTTGCACCAAACACTGAGGATGGTAATGAGAGTGAAAAAAGTACTGCATCAGATTCAAATCTTGATTCTGCCAATAGTCAGTATGAGCATGATTTTCGGTCATCAAGAAATATTAACCATGAAGGAAGGGATCCACATGTGCATCGTTTTGATGGCAAGAACCATTCCTCTTCACCTAATGGTGTATCTGGTGCCCTCTTGGAAAGGCAGATGGAACATACTGTTGAGGATAGTGGAGCAGTAGAAGAAAACTATACCAACATGTTTCAAAATCAAATAAGTAGAGAAGCTGGTAGAAATGTCCCCATGAGTAGTGGAAATTTGAGAACGGCTTCACAACCCAGTTCTTCTAAAAGCAAAGCACTGTCAGAGAGTTCATGGGATGAAATAGCTGTGAAGTCATCACGACCTTCGAGGGACAAATGGGAAAAAAAGCCTACCTTTCCAACCCCTACCACAACCACACTTAGCATAAGTAAGACTGGTTGGCAGACAGGAAATACCACTGACCATATGCCAACAGAAGTTGATGAAGGAGCCAGGAATGGGGGTGTATTACCAATCATTAGACATGAGGCTTCTGACATAGTAATAGGGTCTGTCTCGTCCGAGCCATCAAGAACTGGTCAAGTACGGAATGAGCTTAACACCTCATGGATGCATAATCCAATGTTTGCACCTTTTCTTATTGGTTCCCCTCAGCAGAGGCAAGCTGATAACTCTGGACTGACTTTTGTCCCAACTGGTCCACCAGTTCCTTTTCTTGTGTTTCCATATGTTCCTGGCAGTAGAGATGGATCTGTCCCGCAGTTTGAGGGGAATGAAGGAATCGACCAATTTCCTGTCAATGTTGCTATGCACAATTTTAGTTCACTTAGTGATGTTCACCAGCCTGATAACAATGCTACCTCAGCGGCATCATCCAGTACGGTAGCCAATCAATCTTATGAGCACAAGCCTGACATTTTAAACAGTGATATTGATGGCCATTGGAAGAATTTACAATATGGACGGTTTTGTCAAGATGCACGGCCCTTGAGTCCTCTATTATACCCTTTTGCAGTGCCTCCAGGGTACATGCAGGGGCAGTTTCCATGGGATGGGCCTGGAAGACCACCTTCACCGAATGTCAACTGGGCACCGATGGTGGGTCCTGGCCAGCGACCCTTTCCTGTGATGCCTCTACAGTCTGCTTCAGAAAGAATTACAGGTGTTCCTCCGCACTATGGAGAGCATGCATCCAGATACCGTGGTGGAACAGGAACCTACTTGCCAAATCCT AAGGTTCCATTTAGGGACCGAGAGCGACACCCAAGTTCAAGATACTACAGAGGAGGTTCTAATAGTGATAAGGGTGACAATAGTGATAAAGAAGGAAGTTGGCCAAACTCAAGACAACGAAATACAGGCCGCAACTATGGACGTAGCCAACCAGAGAGGTACGGCATGAGGTCTGATAGGCAGACAACAGATGAAGGTCAGTTTGACAGGCAGCGGAGATCCCATAGAAATGACTCACACAGGCATGAGGCAGGTGCTCAATATCTGGTACAGGGCCAATCTATTGGATCCACAAACTCTACTCGCAAACCAGGGAACATTGCACATGCACATGAG CTTGAATTTGGCTCACTGGGGCCGATCCCTATGACAGATGATGGTGATCTATCACACCCCACTCGCCATTTAATGGCTAATGGCTTTTATGGGCAAAGACATCCTGCATTTAGGGTTGATTCCTCTCATTCATCTCCTGATCAACCATCATCACCTCAACCACGCAG GTAG
- the LOC127296553 gene encoding uncharacterized protein isoform X2: MVPNGLLPNASAGVTRRLDPDRWAVAEARTAHLIACVQPNASSEARRLAVYNYVQRLIMNCLSCQVFTFGSVPLKTYLPDGDIDVTAFSNSDELKDTWANLVRDALEHEEKNENAEFCVKEVQYIQAEVKLIKCLVDNIVVDISYNQVGGLCTLCFLEQVDNLINQNHLFKRSIILVKAWCFYESRILGAHHGLISTYALETLVLYIFHVFNNCFTGPLEVLYRFLEFFSNFDWEKFCLSLWGPVPISSLPDMTADPPRTDTDELLLSKSFLDSCNHFYGVMPRTQENQGQPFVSKHFNVIDPLRINNNLGRSVSKGNYFRIRSAFSFGAKRLAKLLECPNEDLIAEVNQFFTNTLTRHGGGIRPDAPTPNLFPENALKIVPAEASNSYGSATITKNKIEKAKLRVNQDNLTEGSHSYPEAISQPPQRSDLRSRNSSRTANPSASHAQNQKVYATKPSTKVSEQLERNRSGGSMPSERGGRMPNALVVNGRSGQNVSPFARTQSSPELTDPSVEGFSRGRRTRVVEMEKSVKNDYNSRRNNLVPEVPSNHSTKSSQDESISSMNSSSHPSAKAASDSNSVSSSYHEDNGFMINEELPSVSEASEMQHEENVLANLMASAKLHGFNGQVQLPMQLHPHMLLPPTPFPQKTFPGIPPTNLIGNQWLHNMQFLQGFVPPPMTHYTYNPNFAPNTEDGNESEKSTASDSNLDSANSQYEHDFRSSRNINHEGRDPHVHRFDGKNHSSSPNGVSGALLERQMEHTVEDSGAVEENYTNMFQNQISREAGRNVPMSSGNLRTASQPSSSKSKALSESSWDEIAVKSSRPSRDKWEKKPTFPTPTTTTLSISKTGWQTGNTTDHMPTEVDEGARNGGVLPIIRHEASDIVIGSVSSEPSRTGQVRNELNTSWMHNPMFAPFLIGSPQQRQADNSGLTFVPTGPPVPFLVFPYVPGSRDGSVPQFEGNEGIDQFPVNVAMHNFSSLSDVHQPDNNATSAASSSTVANQSYEHKPDILNSDIDGHWKNLQYGRFCQDARPLSPLLYPFAVPPGYMQGQFPWDGPGRPPSPNVNWAPMVGPGQRPFPVMPLQSASERITGVPPHYGEHASRYRGGTGTYLPNPKVPFRDRERHPSSRYYRGGSNSDKGDNSDKEGSWPNSRQRNTGRNYGRSQPERYGMRSDRQTTDEGQFDRQRRSHRNDSHRHEAGAQYLVQGQSIGSTNSTRKPGNIAHAHEVYSSPYTAPNGAGASDSQYLMVYPYEPGLNHGSSSEQLEFGSLGPIPMTDDGDLSHPTRHLMANGFYGQRHPAFRVDSSHSSPDQPSSPQPRR, from the exons ATGGTGCCCAACGGGCTCCTGCCCAACGCATCCGCGGGGGTCACCAGGCGCCTCGACCCCGACCGCTGGGCCGTCGCCGAGGCCCGGACCGCCCACCTCATCGCCTGCGTCCAGCCCAACGCCTCCTCCGAGGCCCGGAGGCTCGCCGTCTACAACTACGTGCAGCGGCTCATCATGAACTGCCTCTCCTGCCAG GTTTTTACTTTTGGATCAGTCCCTCTCAAGACTTACTTACCGGACGGTGACATTGATGTCACTGCTTTTAGTAATAGCGATGAATTAAAGGATACCTGGGCAAATCTTGTTCGGGATGCTTTGGAGCATGAAGAGAAAAATGAAAACGCTGAATTCTGTGTGAAAGAAGTTCAGTATATTCAGGCGGAG GTAAAGCTTATCAAGTGTCTCGTGGACAACATTGTTGTTGATATCTCATATAATCAAGTTGGTGGATTGTGTACACTTTGTTTCCTTGAACAG GTTGACAACTTGATCAATCAAAACCATTTGTTCAAGCGGAGTATCATATTGGTAAAGGCATGGTGTTTTTATGAGAGTCGTATTCTTGGAGCTCACCATGGTCTTATATCTACTTACGCATTGGAGACCCTGGTTCTGTACATTTTTCACGTGTTCAACAACTGTTTTACTGGACCACTCGAG GTATTATACCGTTTCTTAGAATTCTTTAGCAACTTTGATTGGGAGAAATTTTGTTTAAGCTTGTGGGGCCCGGTTCCTATAAGTTCACTTCCAGATATGACTG CGGACCCCCCAAGGACGGACACTGATGAATTATTGCTGAGCAAGTCCTTCCTGGATAGCTGCAATCATTTCTATGGAGTTATGCCTCGCACTCAGGAGAACCAGGGTCAACCATTTGTTTCAAAGCACTTCAATGTTATTGATCCATTACGAATAAACAATAACCTTGGAAGAAGTGTCAGTAAAG GCAATTACTTTAGAATACGCAGTGCTTTTTCTTTTGGGGCAAAAAGGCTGGCAAAGTTACTTGAATGTCCAAACGAAGATCTAATTGCTGAAGTAAACCAGTTCTTTACAAATACATTGACAAGACATGGGGGTGGCATTCGTCCTGACGCGCCTACACCAAATTTGTTTCCTGAAAATGCTCTGAAGATTGTCCCTGCTGAAGCGTCAAACAGCTACGGAAGTGCAACAATAACCAAGAATAAGATTGAAAAAGCTAAACTTCGAGTTAATCAGGACAATCTCACTGAAGGCTCTCACAGTTATCCTGAAGCTATTTCTCAACCACCTCAGAGAAGTGATCTACGTTCTCGAAATTCGTCAAGGACAGCTAATCCTTCAGCTTCTCATGCACAAAACCAAAAAGTTTATGCGACAAAACCCAGCACCAAGGTCTCTGAACAGCTTGAAAGAAACAGGTCTGGTGGATCGATGCCAAGTGAAAGGGGTGGAAGAATGCCAAATGCTCTTGTTGTTAATGGCCGGAGTGGGCAAAATGTGTCCCCGTTTGCAAGAACCCAGTCTAGTCCTGAACTGACAGACCCTTCTGTTGAAGGATTTTCTCGTGGAAGGCGAACTAGAGTGGTTGAAATGGAGAAATCTGTCAAGAATGATTACAATAGCAGAAGGAATAACTTGGTtccagaagtgcctagcaaccaCAGCACTAAGTCTTCACAGGATGAGTCAATATCATCCATGAACAGTTCATCTCATCCTAGCGCAAAAGCAGCTTCAGACTCGAATAGTGTTTCGAGCAGCTATCACGAAGATAATGGTTTTATGATTAACGAAGAACTTCCTTCTGTCTCTGAGGCATCAGAGATGCAGCATGAGGAAAATGTTCTAGCAAATCTAATGGCATCAGCAAAGTTGCATGGCTTCAATGGACAGGTTCAATTGCCAATGCAATTACATCCTCATATGTTACTGCCTCCAACACCTTTTCCTCAAAAAACTTTTCCGGGGATTCCACCAACTAACTTAATTGGTAATCAGTGGTTGCACAACATGCAGTTTCTTCAAGGATTTGTTCCACCACCTATGACCCATTATACTTACAACCCTAATTTTGCACCAAACACTGAGGATGGTAATGAGAGTGAAAAAAGTACTGCATCAGATTCAAATCTTGATTCTGCCAATAGTCAGTATGAGCATGATTTTCGGTCATCAAGAAATATTAACCATGAAGGAAGGGATCCACATGTGCATCGTTTTGATGGCAAGAACCATTCCTCTTCACCTAATGGTGTATCTGGTGCCCTCTTGGAAAGGCAGATGGAACATACTGTTGAGGATAGTGGAGCAGTAGAAGAAAACTATACCAACATGTTTCAAAATCAAATAAGTAGAGAAGCTGGTAGAAATGTCCCCATGAGTAGTGGAAATTTGAGAACGGCTTCACAACCCAGTTCTTCTAAAAGCAAAGCACTGTCAGAGAGTTCATGGGATGAAATAGCTGTGAAGTCATCACGACCTTCGAGGGACAAATGGGAAAAAAAGCCTACCTTTCCAACCCCTACCACAACCACACTTAGCATAAGTAAGACTGGTTGGCAGACAGGAAATACCACTGACCATATGCCAACAGAAGTTGATGAAGGAGCCAGGAATGGGGGTGTATTACCAATCATTAGACATGAGGCTTCTGACATAGTAATAGGGTCTGTCTCGTCCGAGCCATCAAGAACTGGTCAAGTACGGAATGAGCTTAACACCTCATGGATGCATAATCCAATGTTTGCACCTTTTCTTATTGGTTCCCCTCAGCAGAGGCAAGCTGATAACTCTGGACTGACTTTTGTCCCAACTGGTCCACCAGTTCCTTTTCTTGTGTTTCCATATGTTCCTGGCAGTAGAGATGGATCTGTCCCGCAGTTTGAGGGGAATGAAGGAATCGACCAATTTCCTGTCAATGTTGCTATGCACAATTTTAGTTCACTTAGTGATGTTCACCAGCCTGATAACAATGCTACCTCAGCGGCATCATCCAGTACGGTAGCCAATCAATCTTATGAGCACAAGCCTGACATTTTAAACAGTGATATTGATGGCCATTGGAAGAATTTACAATATGGACGGTTTTGTCAAGATGCACGGCCCTTGAGTCCTCTATTATACCCTTTTGCAGTGCCTCCAGGGTACATGCAGGGGCAGTTTCCATGGGATGGGCCTGGAAGACCACCTTCACCGAATGTCAACTGGGCACCGATGGTGGGTCCTGGCCAGCGACCCTTTCCTGTGATGCCTCTACAGTCTGCTTCAGAAAGAATTACAGGTGTTCCTCCGCACTATGGAGAGCATGCATCCAGATACCGTGGTGGAACAGGAACCTACTTGCCAAATCCT AAGGTTCCATTTAGGGACCGAGAGCGACACCCAAGTTCAAGATACTACAGAGGAGGTTCTAATAGTGATAAGGGTGACAATAGTGATAAAGAAGGAAGTTGGCCAAACTCAAGACAACGAAATACAGGCCGCAACTATGGACGTAGCCAACCAGAGAGGTACGGCATGAGGTCTGATAGGCAGACAACAGATGAAGGTCAGTTTGACAGGCAGCGGAGATCCCATAGAAATGACTCACACAGGCATGAGGCAGGTGCTCAATATCTGGTACAGGGCCAATCTATTGGATCCACAAACTCTACTCGCAAACCAGGGAACATTGCACATGCACATGAGGTTTACTCATCACCATATACAGCTCCAAATGGTGCTGGTGCTTCAGATTCACAGTATTTAATGGTTTACCCATACGAACCAGGTCTAAATCATGGTTCTTCCTCTGAACAGCTTGAATTTGGCTCACTGGGGCCGATCCCTATGACAGATGATGGTGATCTATCACACCCCACTCGCCATTTAATGGCTAATGGCTTTTATGGGCAAAGACATCCTGCATTTAGGGTTGATTCCTCTCATTCATCTCCTGATCAACCATCATCACCTCAACCACGCAG GTAG